A genomic segment from Daphnia pulex isolate KAP4 chromosome 5, ASM2113471v1 encodes:
- the LOC124194368 gene encoding calcium-independent phospholipase A2-gamma-like isoform X1 gives MKVGQSSEIFGSLQKRVFLRKPLERCQPYSFHNRLKVQKRGSSSHTNNNGEIVTAKGQTISLNKDSTTRVTSQFKTITTLFVELVKTNTPSFDLSLSSLAKRLPFQNVQTDIPKDNIANKKLEEKDGVEVKTGIPSYFDILGRKKEEKKEAAIPQWKIKRKAVSQESVDARTKHVVSAVAKAVTKSSLLVRLEDFCHHLFQYPAAKSVASRVRQLNSHQHFYNSVINVILIYFQEGAISILLRLKHSIPRDELIQRQIREGLALLGYADPLPAKGIRILSIDGGGTRGLLALRILRHLEKISGKPIYESFDYICGVSTGAVLALLIGAAKKNVKDVETMYREISTEVFKQDRSSGLGGLLWSHAYYDTSKWETILRDKIGETIMIRTAREPNCLKVSAISSIVSQEMLRPFVFRNYTLPFRVQSLYSGTFRHKMWEAVRASSAAPGYFGEFKLEENLHQDGGLFVNNPCAVAIHEAKCIWPNAKLLSVVSIGTGRCQPLNMAAGVNTSDPTNTSLKQKLSKVIDSATDTERVHTILHDLLPPKVYYRFNPYLSEIHSLDETDPARWESMLEDVEMYIRKNHRNMNQAASTLQMPRSSFQSAKDWVLEKRFLLQNKATF, from the exons ATGAAAGTCGGGCAGTCTTCAGAGATTTTTGGATCTTTGCAGAAGAGAGTTTTCTTGAGGAAACCATTAGAAAGATGCCAACCTTATTCTTTTCACAA TAGGTTAAAAGTGCAGAAACGGGGATCATCTTCACACACTAACAATAATGGAGAAATTGTCACAGCCAAGGGGCAAACTATATCACTCAACAAAGATTCAACAACAAGAGTTACTTCCCAGTTCAAGACGATAACCACCCTATTTGTGGAACTagtcaaaacaaacacaccCTCTTTTGATCTTTCTCTATCTAGTTTGGCTAAGCGACTACCTTTTCAAAACGTTCAAACTGACATACCCAAAGACAACATTGCTAACAAAAaactagaagaaaaagatggggTTGAGGTTAAGACTGGTATTCCGTCGTACTTTGATATCTtgggaaggaagaaagaagaaaagaaagaagctgcAATCCCTCAATGGAAAATCAAGCGCAAGGCTGTTAGCCAAGAGAGTGTAGATGCTCGAACAAAGCATGTTGTTTCTGCAGTTGCCAAAGCAGTTACTAAATCAAGTTTGTTGGTACGCCTTGAAGATTTTTGCCATCACTTGTTTCAATATCCTGCAGCAAAGAGTGTAGCCTCTCGTGTAAGACAACTGAACAgtcatcaacatttttacaatTCAGTTATTAATGTTattctgatttattttcagGAGGGAGccatttcaattcttttgcgCTTAAAGCACAGCATTCCTCGCGATGAACTCATCCAACGTCAAATTCGTGAAGGTCTTGCCTTACTTGGTTATGCTGATCCTTTGCCAGCCAAAGGTATTCGCATTTTATCCATCGATGGAGGAGGAACCAG AGGCCTGCTAGCTCTTCGAATCCTCCGTCACCTTGAAAAAATCAGTGGTAAACCAATTTATGAGAGTTTCGACTACATTTGCGGTGTGTCTACTGGAGCCGTTCTTGCCTTACTTATTGGTGCTGCTAAAAAGAACGTCAAAGACGTAGAGACCATGTACCGAGAAATAAGCACAGAAGTTTTCAAACAGGACCGTTCTTCCGGACTTGGTGGACTCTTATGGAGTCACGCATACTATGACACTAGCAAGTGGGAAACAATTCTTAGAGATAAAATAG GAGAAACCATAATGATTCGAACTGCTCGAGAGCCGAATTGCCTCAAAGTTTCGGCCATATCCAGCATTGTTAGTCAGGAAATGCTACGGCCTTTCGTATTCCGCAACTACACGTTACCTTTCCGCGTTCAGTCGCTCTACAGCGGTACTTTCCGCCACAAAATGTGGGAGGCGGTAAGAGCTTCGTCGGCTGCCCCTGGATACTTTGGCGAGTTCAAATTAGAAGAGAATCTTCATCAGGACGGAGGGTTGTTCGTCAATAACCCATGCGCCGTGGCCATTCACGAAGCCAAATGCATCTGGCCAAATGCCAAGCTGTTGAGCGTAGTGTCAATTGGCACCGGTCGCTGTCAGCCGCTAAACATGGCAGCTGGTGTAAATACCAGTGATCCTACGAATACCTCTTTGAAACAGAAATTGAGTAAAGTGATTGATTCCGCCACTGACACCGAG CGTGTTCACACCATACTTCACGATCTTTTGCCGCCCAAAGTGTATTATCGTTTCAATCCGTACTTGAGCGAGATCCACAGCCTGGATGAGACGGATCCAGCCCGATGGGAAAGCATGCTCGAAGATGTCGAGATGTATATTAGAAAGAATCATCGCAATATGAATCAAGCCGCCAG tACCTTACAAATGCCCCGAAGTTCGTTTCAGTCTGCAAAAGATTGGGTATTAGAAAAGCGATTTTTGCTACAGAACAAGGCGACTTTCTAG
- the LOC124194368 gene encoding calcium-independent phospholipase A2-gamma-like isoform X3, which produces MKVGQSSEIFGSLQKRVFLRKPLERCQPYSFHKLKVQKRGSSSHTNNNGEIVTAKGQTISLNKDSTTRVTSQFKTITTLFVELVKTNTPSFDLSLSSLAKRLPFQNVQTDIPKDNIANKKLEEKDGVEVKTGIPSYFDILGRKKEEKKEAAIPQWKIKRKAVSQESVDARTKHVVSAVAKAVTKSSLLVRLEDFCHHLFQYPAAKSVASREGAISILLRLKHSIPRDELIQRQIREGLALLGYADPLPAKGIRILSIDGGGTRGLLALRILRHLEKISGKPIYESFDYICGVSTGAVLALLIGAAKKNVKDVETMYREISTEVFKQDRSSGLGGLLWSHAYYDTSKWETILRDKIGETIMIRTAREPNCLKVSAISSIVSQEMLRPFVFRNYTLPFRVQSLYSGTFRHKMWEAVRASSAAPGYFGEFKLEENLHQDGGLFVNNPCAVAIHEAKCIWPNAKLLSVVSIGTGRCQPLNMAAGVNTSDPTNTSLKQKLSKVIDSATDTERVHTILHDLLPPKVYYRFNPYLSEIHSLDETDPARWESMLEDVEMYIRKNHRNMNQAASTLQMPRSSFQSAKDWVLEKRFLLQNKATF; this is translated from the exons ATGAAAGTCGGGCAGTCTTCAGAGATTTTTGGATCTTTGCAGAAGAGAGTTTTCTTGAGGAAACCATTAGAAAGATGCCAACCTTATTCTTTTCACAA GTTAAAAGTGCAGAAACGGGGATCATCTTCACACACTAACAATAATGGAGAAATTGTCACAGCCAAGGGGCAAACTATATCACTCAACAAAGATTCAACAACAAGAGTTACTTCCCAGTTCAAGACGATAACCACCCTATTTGTGGAACTagtcaaaacaaacacaccCTCTTTTGATCTTTCTCTATCTAGTTTGGCTAAGCGACTACCTTTTCAAAACGTTCAAACTGACATACCCAAAGACAACATTGCTAACAAAAaactagaagaaaaagatggggTTGAGGTTAAGACTGGTATTCCGTCGTACTTTGATATCTtgggaaggaagaaagaagaaaagaaagaagctgcAATCCCTCAATGGAAAATCAAGCGCAAGGCTGTTAGCCAAGAGAGTGTAGATGCTCGAACAAAGCATGTTGTTTCTGCAGTTGCCAAAGCAGTTACTAAATCAAGTTTGTTGGTACGCCTTGAAGATTTTTGCCATCACTTGTTTCAATATCCTGCAGCAAAGAGTGTAGCCTCTCGT GAGGGAGccatttcaattcttttgcgCTTAAAGCACAGCATTCCTCGCGATGAACTCATCCAACGTCAAATTCGTGAAGGTCTTGCCTTACTTGGTTATGCTGATCCTTTGCCAGCCAAAGGTATTCGCATTTTATCCATCGATGGAGGAGGAACCAG AGGCCTGCTAGCTCTTCGAATCCTCCGTCACCTTGAAAAAATCAGTGGTAAACCAATTTATGAGAGTTTCGACTACATTTGCGGTGTGTCTACTGGAGCCGTTCTTGCCTTACTTATTGGTGCTGCTAAAAAGAACGTCAAAGACGTAGAGACCATGTACCGAGAAATAAGCACAGAAGTTTTCAAACAGGACCGTTCTTCCGGACTTGGTGGACTCTTATGGAGTCACGCATACTATGACACTAGCAAGTGGGAAACAATTCTTAGAGATAAAATAG GAGAAACCATAATGATTCGAACTGCTCGAGAGCCGAATTGCCTCAAAGTTTCGGCCATATCCAGCATTGTTAGTCAGGAAATGCTACGGCCTTTCGTATTCCGCAACTACACGTTACCTTTCCGCGTTCAGTCGCTCTACAGCGGTACTTTCCGCCACAAAATGTGGGAGGCGGTAAGAGCTTCGTCGGCTGCCCCTGGATACTTTGGCGAGTTCAAATTAGAAGAGAATCTTCATCAGGACGGAGGGTTGTTCGTCAATAACCCATGCGCCGTGGCCATTCACGAAGCCAAATGCATCTGGCCAAATGCCAAGCTGTTGAGCGTAGTGTCAATTGGCACCGGTCGCTGTCAGCCGCTAAACATGGCAGCTGGTGTAAATACCAGTGATCCTACGAATACCTCTTTGAAACAGAAATTGAGTAAAGTGATTGATTCCGCCACTGACACCGAG CGTGTTCACACCATACTTCACGATCTTTTGCCGCCCAAAGTGTATTATCGTTTCAATCCGTACTTGAGCGAGATCCACAGCCTGGATGAGACGGATCCAGCCCGATGGGAAAGCATGCTCGAAGATGTCGAGATGTATATTAGAAAGAATCATCGCAATATGAATCAAGCCGCCAG tACCTTACAAATGCCCCGAAGTTCGTTTCAGTCTGCAAAAGATTGGGTATTAGAAAAGCGATTTTTGCTACAGAACAAGGCGACTTTCTAG
- the LOC124194368 gene encoding calcium-independent phospholipase A2-gamma-like isoform X2 codes for MKVGQSSEIFGSLQKRVFLRKPLERCQPYSFHNRLKVQKRGSSSHTNNNGEIVTAKGQTISLNKDSTTRVTSQFKTITTLFVELVKTNTPSFDLSLSSLAKRLPFQNVQTDIPKDNIANKKLEEKDGVEVKTGIPSYFDILGRKKEEKKEAAIPQWKIKRKAVSQESVDARTKHVVSAVAKAVTKSSLLVRLEDFCHHLFQYPAAKSVASREGAISILLRLKHSIPRDELIQRQIREGLALLGYADPLPAKGIRILSIDGGGTRGLLALRILRHLEKISGKPIYESFDYICGVSTGAVLALLIGAAKKNVKDVETMYREISTEVFKQDRSSGLGGLLWSHAYYDTSKWETILRDKIGETIMIRTAREPNCLKVSAISSIVSQEMLRPFVFRNYTLPFRVQSLYSGTFRHKMWEAVRASSAAPGYFGEFKLEENLHQDGGLFVNNPCAVAIHEAKCIWPNAKLLSVVSIGTGRCQPLNMAAGVNTSDPTNTSLKQKLSKVIDSATDTERVHTILHDLLPPKVYYRFNPYLSEIHSLDETDPARWESMLEDVEMYIRKNHRNMNQAASTLQMPRSSFQSAKDWVLEKRFLLQNKATF; via the exons ATGAAAGTCGGGCAGTCTTCAGAGATTTTTGGATCTTTGCAGAAGAGAGTTTTCTTGAGGAAACCATTAGAAAGATGCCAACCTTATTCTTTTCACAA TAGGTTAAAAGTGCAGAAACGGGGATCATCTTCACACACTAACAATAATGGAGAAATTGTCACAGCCAAGGGGCAAACTATATCACTCAACAAAGATTCAACAACAAGAGTTACTTCCCAGTTCAAGACGATAACCACCCTATTTGTGGAACTagtcaaaacaaacacaccCTCTTTTGATCTTTCTCTATCTAGTTTGGCTAAGCGACTACCTTTTCAAAACGTTCAAACTGACATACCCAAAGACAACATTGCTAACAAAAaactagaagaaaaagatggggTTGAGGTTAAGACTGGTATTCCGTCGTACTTTGATATCTtgggaaggaagaaagaagaaaagaaagaagctgcAATCCCTCAATGGAAAATCAAGCGCAAGGCTGTTAGCCAAGAGAGTGTAGATGCTCGAACAAAGCATGTTGTTTCTGCAGTTGCCAAAGCAGTTACTAAATCAAGTTTGTTGGTACGCCTTGAAGATTTTTGCCATCACTTGTTTCAATATCCTGCAGCAAAGAGTGTAGCCTCTCGT GAGGGAGccatttcaattcttttgcgCTTAAAGCACAGCATTCCTCGCGATGAACTCATCCAACGTCAAATTCGTGAAGGTCTTGCCTTACTTGGTTATGCTGATCCTTTGCCAGCCAAAGGTATTCGCATTTTATCCATCGATGGAGGAGGAACCAG AGGCCTGCTAGCTCTTCGAATCCTCCGTCACCTTGAAAAAATCAGTGGTAAACCAATTTATGAGAGTTTCGACTACATTTGCGGTGTGTCTACTGGAGCCGTTCTTGCCTTACTTATTGGTGCTGCTAAAAAGAACGTCAAAGACGTAGAGACCATGTACCGAGAAATAAGCACAGAAGTTTTCAAACAGGACCGTTCTTCCGGACTTGGTGGACTCTTATGGAGTCACGCATACTATGACACTAGCAAGTGGGAAACAATTCTTAGAGATAAAATAG GAGAAACCATAATGATTCGAACTGCTCGAGAGCCGAATTGCCTCAAAGTTTCGGCCATATCCAGCATTGTTAGTCAGGAAATGCTACGGCCTTTCGTATTCCGCAACTACACGTTACCTTTCCGCGTTCAGTCGCTCTACAGCGGTACTTTCCGCCACAAAATGTGGGAGGCGGTAAGAGCTTCGTCGGCTGCCCCTGGATACTTTGGCGAGTTCAAATTAGAAGAGAATCTTCATCAGGACGGAGGGTTGTTCGTCAATAACCCATGCGCCGTGGCCATTCACGAAGCCAAATGCATCTGGCCAAATGCCAAGCTGTTGAGCGTAGTGTCAATTGGCACCGGTCGCTGTCAGCCGCTAAACATGGCAGCTGGTGTAAATACCAGTGATCCTACGAATACCTCTTTGAAACAGAAATTGAGTAAAGTGATTGATTCCGCCACTGACACCGAG CGTGTTCACACCATACTTCACGATCTTTTGCCGCCCAAAGTGTATTATCGTTTCAATCCGTACTTGAGCGAGATCCACAGCCTGGATGAGACGGATCCAGCCCGATGGGAAAGCATGCTCGAAGATGTCGAGATGTATATTAGAAAGAATCATCGCAATATGAATCAAGCCGCCAG tACCTTACAAATGCCCCGAAGTTCGTTTCAGTCTGCAAAAGATTGGGTATTAGAAAAGCGATTTTTGCTACAGAACAAGGCGACTTTCTAG